From Paenibacillus sp. V4I7, one genomic window encodes:
- a CDS encoding EAL domain-containing protein: MKDKNLYTLILFLTGIYTTFICLKFLESNRVWEPIILICVLTLIVDIFPIKMPNGLLYNGSTLGILYLMYSMGIAASTVPILVSAIMFFLLATKPFYKINWYRLFSTLGMYFISMVCAAAVLKFTTQLPLIIQVICITFVFENVNLLVRAGIMKFVSKISFFNEISIIKVVKMQVSLLVVAILLYHFLKQSNSSDLLIEIIFAVFLMLIINFLISAYNKHIYKIEESKQRYQSLFDHNPDIVFTLDLSGKFTSVNPMLEKLLGYSPESILDVNLFEYVISTGKQEAIHHIEQALLGNPQQFIMGFLTKEGTSRDLFITCGPTVVNDQIVGIYGIAKDITEQKQAEQIIHRMAYFDEITGLPNRSNFQECMAETLDKARNNSLVGLMFLDLDKFKQVNDTLGHHTGDLLLIDVSKRIIQSVPEGSIVSRLGGDEFTIIFPNLNHTDEVIPIADAILQAIAEPFYLHRRELYITTSIGICIYPEHGTDVETLIKNADASMYRAKEFGGNTYSVYSKSIQELNEAKHKIHSNLHKAIEREEFYLHFQPKIDLRSDKINGVEALIRWKNQELGQMSPVQFIPIAEESGLILPIGEWVLRTACRQNKAWQDAGLPPIVMSVNLSSIQLQNEHLVRTIGQILRETELDPQWLEIEITESMLLQNTQHTMKVLAEIKELGISISIDDFGVGYSSLSYLKHFSFDYLKMDKSFIDNLNMSPKDELIISGIIKLAHSLNMKVIAEGVESSEQLSYLREQGCDGVQGYLISRPISAGEFIERVWLLPKD, from the coding sequence ATGAAGGATAAAAATCTATACACTCTGATATTATTCTTAACTGGAATTTACACAACATTTATTTGTCTGAAATTTCTTGAATCTAATAGAGTTTGGGAACCTATAATTCTTATATGCGTCTTAACATTAATAGTTGATATATTCCCAATTAAAATGCCTAATGGACTTTTGTACAATGGATCAACATTAGGAATTCTTTATTTAATGTATTCTATGGGAATCGCAGCAAGTACAGTTCCTATTCTTGTAAGTGCAATAATGTTTTTTTTGTTAGCCACCAAACCATTTTATAAAATTAACTGGTACCGGTTATTTTCGACGTTAGGAATGTATTTTATTAGTATGGTGTGTGCAGCAGCGGTTCTAAAGTTTACAACCCAGCTACCATTGATTATTCAAGTTATTTGCATTACCTTTGTTTTTGAGAACGTTAACTTATTAGTACGTGCAGGAATCATGAAATTTGTAAGTAAAATTTCTTTTTTTAATGAAATTTCGATTATTAAAGTTGTTAAAATGCAAGTTTCTTTATTAGTAGTAGCCATTTTATTGTATCACTTTTTGAAACAATCAAATTCGAGTGATCTACTTATTGAGATCATTTTTGCGGTCTTTCTCATGCTAATTATTAACTTCCTAATCTCAGCGTATAACAAGCATATCTATAAAATAGAAGAAAGCAAACAACGTTACCAGTCCTTATTTGACCATAATCCAGATATTGTTTTTACATTAGATCTATCTGGTAAATTTACGAGTGTTAACCCGATGTTAGAAAAATTACTTGGCTATTCCCCAGAGTCTATATTGGACGTTAATTTATTCGAATATGTGATTTCTACAGGGAAACAAGAAGCTATACATCATATAGAACAAGCGCTGCTGGGAAATCCACAACAATTTATTATGGGCTTTTTAACGAAAGAGGGTACAAGCCGTGATCTGTTCATAACTTGTGGTCCGACCGTAGTGAATGATCAGATTGTCGGGATCTATGGAATTGCAAAGGATATTACCGAACAGAAGCAAGCGGAACAGATTATTCATAGAATGGCTTACTTTGATGAAATAACCGGGCTGCCGAACCGAAGCAACTTTCAAGAGTGCATGGCGGAAACATTGGACAAAGCTCGTAACAACTCATTAGTCGGATTAATGTTTCTTGATCTAGATAAATTCAAACAAGTAAATGATACGCTGGGGCATCATACAGGTGATCTTCTATTAATAGATGTGTCCAAGCGCATTATCCAATCTGTTCCGGAAGGATCTATCGTATCAAGGCTGGGGGGCGATGAATTTACGATTATTTTTCCAAATCTAAATCATACAGATGAGGTCATACCCATTGCCGATGCGATCTTACAAGCAATAGCTGAACCTTTTTATTTGCATAGAAGAGAATTATATATAACGACTAGTATAGGGATTTGTATATATCCTGAGCATGGGACCGATGTGGAAACGTTAATCAAAAATGCAGATGCCTCTATGTATCGGGCCAAAGAATTCGGTGGAAACACCTACAGCGTATATTCTAAAAGCATTCAAGAGCTTAATGAAGCCAAGCACAAGATACATTCTAATTTGCACAAAGCGATCGAGCGCGAAGAATTTTATTTGCATTTTCAACCGAAGATCGATTTGAGGAGCGATAAAATTAACGGAGTAGAGGCCCTCATTAGATGGAAAAATCAAGAATTGGGACAAATGTCGCCTGTTCAGTTCATTCCGATCGCTGAGGAGAGTGGATTGATCCTGCCCATCGGGGAATGGGTGTTAAGGACGGCATGTAGGCAGAATAAAGCTTGGCAGGATGCAGGGCTTCCACCTATTGTTATGTCGGTTAATCTTTCTTCCATTCAATTGCAAAATGAGCATTTAGTTCGTACGATTGGGCAAATTTTGCGGGAAACCGAGCTGGATCCTCAGTGGCTTGAAATTGAGATAACGGAGAGTATGCTGCTGCAGAATACCCAACATACGATGAAGGTGCTTGCAGAAATTAAAGAGCTCGGTATATCTATTTCCATCGATGATTTTGGAGTGGGTTACTCATCGCTTAGCTATTTGAAGCATTTTTCATTTGATTATTTGAAAATGGACAAGTCTTTTATTGATAACTTAAATATGTCTCCAAAAGACGAATTGATCATAAGCGGAATTATCAAATTGGCGCATAGCTTAAACATGAAAGTAATCGCCGAAGGAGTCGAATCGAGTGAACAGCTTTCTTACTTGCGTGAGCAAGGTTGTGATGGCGTTCAAGGATATTTGATTAGCAGACCGATATCAGCAGGGGAGTTTATTGAGCGGGTATGGCTTCTACCAAAGGATTAA
- a CDS encoding DUF5317 family protein, whose product MIYFILAGLLLCIILKRNLLTIVDSFEAFRMPYLLIGTFSFQIFIYWLSQRTGRDYPILLELSFAIMVIGLWINRHLPGIIFICFGALFNLFALSIHGGLMPVSEKALMMSGYNGSAFVTDDPRHQLMNTSDYWWLGDWIPFFKHVISIGDISVGIGFIRFLLGTTSKREQHEG is encoded by the coding sequence ATGATTTACTTCATACTTGCAGGCCTTCTACTTTGTATAATCCTGAAACGCAATTTATTGACAATTGTTGATTCCTTTGAAGCTTTCAGAATGCCTTACTTATTGATCGGTACCTTTTCGTTTCAAATTTTTATTTATTGGTTGAGTCAAAGAACGGGGCGCGACTATCCTATTCTACTTGAACTCTCGTTTGCTATAATGGTAATTGGCTTATGGATAAACAGGCATTTACCAGGTATTATTTTTATATGTTTTGGGGCTTTGTTTAATTTATTTGCCTTAAGTATACACGGTGGTTTAATGCCAGTATCAGAAAAGGCTCTGATGATGTCTGGTTATAATGGTTCTGCTTTTGTTACAGACGATCCTCGACATCAACTAATGAATACTTCCGATTATTGGTGGCTAGGAGATTGGATTCCTTTTTTCAAACATGTGATAAGTATTGGAGATATTAGTGTAGGCATCGGATTTATAAGATTTCTATTAGGAACCACTTCGAAGAGGGAGCAGCATGAAGGATAA
- a CDS encoding FAD-dependent oxidoreductase → MYDIAVIGAGPAGASAALFAAKAGKNTLLIHNDKSMTKRAWLENYYGIEEISGPDLIDIGKKQAVKFGAAVKEEKVQNIVKLDAGFRIETTIGQYEAKYVIIATGALTELAEHLGLKTKPATEPRIKTVIDVDTNGQTSLEGIWAAGTAAGVSVHAIITAGDGARVAINVISEINGERYVDHDILKTSE, encoded by the coding sequence ATGTACGATATCGCAGTGATTGGCGCAGGTCCCGCAGGAGCAAGTGCAGCATTGTTTGCAGCAAAAGCAGGAAAGAATACTTTACTCATCCATAATGATAAAAGCATGACAAAAAGGGCGTGGCTTGAAAATTATTATGGTATTGAAGAAATTTCCGGACCTGATCTTATCGATATTGGGAAGAAACAGGCAGTTAAATTTGGCGCTGCAGTGAAGGAAGAGAAGGTTCAAAATATCGTTAAACTAGATGCAGGTTTTCGCATTGAAACCACTATCGGACAATATGAAGCTAAATATGTCATTATTGCAACAGGAGCTTTAACAGAGCTTGCGGAACATTTGGGCTTGAAAACAAAACCAGCAACCGAACCGCGAATTAAGACGGTCATTGATGTTGATACAAATGGCCAAACAAGTTTGGAAGGCATTTGGGCGGCAGGTACAGCAGCTGGCGTTAGCGTCCATGCTATCATCACTGCTGGTGACGGGGCTAGAGTGGCGATAAATGTCATTAGCGAAATAAATGGGGAAAGATACGTTGATCATGATATTTTAAAAACTTCTGAATAA
- a CDS encoding DUF896 domain-containing protein, with the protein MLTILNKINVLSRKEKEIGLTEIEKTEQANLRKEYLQIFRGSIDSLLLNSSIIDPNGDNVTPERLKKEQAKLAAK; encoded by the coding sequence ATGCTTACCATTTTAAATAAAATAAATGTGCTTTCAAGAAAAGAGAAAGAAATCGGATTAACCGAGATTGAAAAAACAGAACAAGCCAATCTGCGTAAAGAATATCTTCAAATATTTCGTGGTTCAATAGATAGCTTGCTCTTGAATTCTTCAATTATTGATCCGAACGGAGATAATGTTACCCCTGAAAGATTAAAAAAAGAACAGGCCAAACTAGCTGCAAAATAA
- a CDS encoding pectinesterase family protein: protein MLKWSSFSLTVVLSTFLFGIIPASNALAAMVLTDSNFNSTPAGSQPSGFTISEAGGTVRVGAVPSSSNRSVFLNDSSTTATVNLKKSFATQTGKVDAEFKFMQSTLRNNTKVFRLLSGTSAGISIETINGNISYRNPDNTYVTLQSGYVANTWYSIRIVADPSADKADVYVNGLKIASDVAFYTAVSSIDGYESYTPNSTAGSHYLDDILVKDVTTGIPSGALVVSASGGAGVYTTVKAAIDAIPANNTTPRTIYVKNGTYTEKITFPANKPYITLIGESAAGTILTYTDTASSAGGTTNSSSVFVLGNDFTAENITFRNTAGPTAGQAVALFVAGDRAAFYNVRILGNQDTLYTKAGRHYYRDSYIEGTVDYIFGSATAVFESCEIKSLGNGFVTAASTDQTTAYGYVFINSSLTRSGSLDDTVYLGRPWRPYASVTYLYSYMNTHIIPAGWNNWGDPANESTARFAEYGSTGPGVSTTGRVTWSEQLSASQAAGINTQSVLAGIDGWDPAH, encoded by the coding sequence ATGTTAAAATGGTCATCTTTCAGCTTAACGGTTGTACTTTCCACCTTTTTATTCGGTATTATTCCTGCAAGCAACGCTTTGGCAGCGATGGTGCTGACCGATAGCAATTTCAACAGCACTCCGGCAGGCTCACAGCCTTCCGGGTTTACCATTTCAGAGGCTGGCGGCACGGTCCGTGTGGGGGCAGTGCCTAGTTCGTCAAACCGCAGCGTTTTTTTGAACGACTCGAGTACAACGGCTACAGTCAATCTGAAAAAGTCATTTGCGACTCAAACAGGTAAAGTAGATGCCGAGTTCAAGTTTATGCAGTCAACATTGCGGAACAACACGAAAGTATTCCGGCTGCTCAGCGGAACGTCAGCAGGCATTTCTATCGAAACTATCAATGGGAACATCTCTTATCGGAACCCGGATAACACATACGTCACGCTTCAAAGCGGTTATGTCGCCAACACGTGGTACAGCATCCGGATTGTAGCTGATCCGTCTGCCGATAAAGCCGATGTTTACGTCAACGGTTTGAAGATAGCGAGTGACGTCGCCTTTTATACGGCTGTTTCCAGCATTGATGGTTACGAGTCCTATACGCCGAACTCAACGGCTGGCTCCCACTATCTGGACGATATTCTCGTCAAAGATGTGACGACTGGCATTCCGTCGGGTGCGCTCGTCGTAAGCGCAAGCGGCGGAGCGGGTGTGTACACGACCGTTAAGGCAGCTATTGACGCCATTCCGGCAAATAATACGACACCTAGAACGATTTATGTCAAAAACGGAACCTATACAGAAAAAATTACGTTTCCCGCCAATAAACCGTATATAACACTCATTGGAGAAAGCGCCGCTGGGACCATATTAACGTATACCGATACGGCCAGCTCTGCAGGAGGGACGACCAACAGCTCAAGTGTATTTGTATTAGGGAATGATTTCACCGCTGAAAACATTACTTTTCGCAATACCGCAGGGCCAACAGCCGGTCAGGCCGTTGCATTGTTCGTAGCCGGAGACAGGGCAGCGTTCTACAATGTGCGGATTTTGGGAAATCAGGATACGTTGTACACAAAGGCAGGCAGGCATTATTACCGAGATTCCTATATCGAGGGAACCGTTGATTATATTTTTGGTTCGGCAACGGCTGTTTTTGAAAGCTGTGAAATCAAAAGCCTTGGCAATGGCTTTGTGACGGCAGCATCGACAGACCAAACGACTGCATACGGATATGTGTTCATAAACAGCAGTCTGACCCGTTCGGGATCGTTGGACGATACTGTTTATTTAGGGCGTCCATGGCGGCCATACGCATCTGTAACGTATTTGTATTCGTATATGAATACGCACATTATCCCGGCTGGCTGGAACAATTGGGGGGATCCGGCGAACGAAAGCACGGCCCGTTTCGCCGAATATGGCAGCACAGGTCCGGGCGTTTCTACAACAGGCCGAGTTACCTGGTCCGAACAGCTGAGTGCTTCACAGGCTGCGGGGATCAATACGCAATCTGTACTGGCCGGAATCGATGGCTGGGATCCTGCACATTGA
- the pelA gene encoding pectate lyase gives MGQIINNSRKVCSMVLVLALLFSIHVSFPQTASAAALFSDDFNDGNANGWMATSGTWGIVTDGTPAYKQSGTSEGRTSTGSSSWKDYSVQAKVKLDTFNAGNRVYLAARYVDGNNYYGASLYNNNGGTLEIRKKVSASSSTLASKSYALTTGTWYDVKLVVEGTSIRLYVNGVLQLSATDSSLSTGAIGLITQGGAMAKYDDIIVNDFSAVNADSMFTSFRNFSDFVTGNLTTDSTYATNIVSWQMPHGGFFKAMSTKYNSPWNGTDPRSEWINSSGVELGTFDNLATIKEIRFLADMYKKTGNTAFKTSARKAVDFILNSQYASGGWPQVYPARGNYSDYVTFNDDAMVRVLVLVDDMINNRYAFDTDILTSTQRTNLQTALDKGIQYILNSQIVMNGTLTVWCAQHDPVTYAPKGARAYELPSKSGRESVGIIAFLMSRPQTPAIRNAARSALEWFDTVRVDGMAYDGDGPDFFVSNPSKTLWYRFYNLEDNNYFFSDRDGLKYFNIMDISEERRLGYSWAGEYGTKLLKLAATSGYFTLKKPIP, from the coding sequence ATGGGCCAAATCATAAATAATAGCCGGAAAGTTTGCAGTATGGTTCTTGTGCTAGCGTTACTCTTTTCGATTCACGTTTCTTTCCCGCAGACCGCCTCAGCGGCCGCACTGTTCTCAGATGATTTCAATGACGGCAATGCAAACGGCTGGATGGCCACCTCGGGAACTTGGGGGATTGTCACCGACGGCACCCCTGCTTACAAGCAATCCGGCACGAGCGAAGGTCGCACCTCAACTGGAAGCTCAAGCTGGAAGGACTACAGCGTACAGGCCAAAGTCAAGCTCGATACGTTCAATGCGGGAAATCGTGTTTATTTGGCTGCCCGTTATGTTGATGGGAACAACTACTATGGTGCATCCTTGTACAACAATAACGGGGGTACATTGGAAATACGGAAAAAAGTAAGCGCTTCCTCCAGTACGCTCGCCAGCAAATCCTATGCCCTTACGACCGGTACCTGGTACGATGTGAAGCTTGTCGTAGAAGGTACTTCCATTCGACTTTACGTTAACGGTGTGCTTCAGTTGTCCGCAACAGACAGCAGCCTGAGCACGGGAGCTATCGGTCTTATCACGCAGGGTGGTGCAATGGCCAAATACGACGACATCATCGTTAATGATTTCTCTGCCGTTAATGCTGACAGCATGTTTACCAGCTTTCGAAATTTCAGTGATTTCGTCACCGGCAATTTAACGACCGACTCGACCTATGCTACGAATATTGTTTCTTGGCAAATGCCTCATGGGGGATTTTTCAAAGCAATGTCAACCAAATACAACTCCCCGTGGAACGGCACTGATCCCCGCTCGGAATGGATCAATTCCAGTGGCGTTGAGCTTGGAACGTTTGATAACCTAGCCACAATCAAGGAGATCCGATTCCTTGCCGACATGTATAAAAAAACGGGCAACACCGCCTTCAAGACAAGTGCCAGGAAAGCCGTCGACTTTATTTTGAACTCCCAGTATGCCTCTGGCGGCTGGCCTCAAGTGTATCCGGCCCGCGGGAATTATTCTGACTACGTGACGTTCAATGACGATGCAATGGTGCGCGTTTTGGTTCTGGTGGATGATATGATCAATAACCGATATGCTTTCGATACCGATATTTTAACCTCCACGCAGCGCACCAATCTGCAAACTGCGCTTGACAAAGGCATCCAGTATATTCTTAATTCCCAAATCGTCATGAACGGAACGCTCACCGTATGGTGCGCTCAGCATGACCCGGTCACCTACGCACCTAAAGGCGCACGCGCTTATGAGCTGCCTTCTAAGTCCGGTAGGGAATCCGTCGGGATCATCGCCTTCCTCATGTCCAGACCTCAAACGCCTGCCATCCGCAATGCGGCCCGCAGCGCGCTGGAATGGTTTGATACGGTTCGAGTAGACGGCATGGCATACGATGGTGACGGTCCAGACTTCTTTGTTTCTAATCCAAGCAAAACCCTGTGGTACCGATTCTACAACCTGGAAGATAACAACTATTTTTTCTCAGACCGGGACGGCCTCAAATATTTCAACATCATGGACATCAGCGAAGAAAGAAGGCTAGGCTATTCGTGGGCGGGGGAGTATGGAACGAAACTGCTGAAGCTGGCTGCAACGAGCGGCTACTTCACATTGAAAAAACCGATTCCATAA
- a CDS encoding pectinesterase family protein — protein sequence MRKSILAIVCLMLLLSWIQIGNPMASSVAFAEDIPSLSGVPTNLTANPRNSQADLTWNPPVEGYPVIAYRLYRSTDHAGPFTKIADVLDTKYRDFGLDNGTRYYYQVTSVSIGESAPSTAADVVPMAPLDAPTGLTAISGDGQVTIRWNQVAGALSYDVKRSTENGRNYETVVSGVTDLQYTDSTVSNGTSYYYVVSAASPATASANSASVQVVPVPSGAPAIPDSIQAVAGNAQVILTWREVSGAVSYTVKRGAFGSGQYETIKTGIPGTSFQDAGLVNGVTYDYVISAVNDHGESYHSEPIAVTPADVLVVAKDGTGDFTTIQAALNAVPASNTKRTVIYIRNGVYREQIVVPANKPYVSLVGESATGTILVYHLNVNSKKPDGTPYSTTETVTALVQGKDFSAENMTIQNDSGQGTGQALAGFLSGDRGVYKNIRFLGFQDTIYIDKRQYFKDCYIEGDVDFIYGPATAFFENNELHSNRLKGGYITAASTPETTTYGYVFVNSKITSDPGVNNVVFGRPWRPYAAVAFIDTMIDSSIAPSGWNNWGDPNKEKTARYSEYNSRGPGANPKARAGWSIQLTPEEASQYTVQNVLKGTDNWNLLRTGIIPLTDNTPPVTTLTSYTDGQYLNVNTPTFTWSFSDADAGDAQRAYQVQGSKDNWQTTAWDSGEMVDAATSYQAPMMQDYDNWSIRVRTQDTRGAWSKWAYRTLAIDTAAPTAKVVYSTVAMTNQDVIATIEPDEQVRITNNNGASSYTFSQNGSFTFEFMDRAGNTGTVVASVNNIDKTAPTLHIVLDKTTLLPVNHQLETVNASIYSEDGISGIDSVVLISITSNEPDDGLGDGDQPNDIQGAEYGTPDTSFMLRAERAGTGSGRVYTITYTATDKVGNKTTVSVTATVPRDQSSK from the coding sequence ATGAGAAAAAGTATTTTGGCTATTGTATGTTTGATGTTATTGCTTTCATGGATTCAGATCGGAAACCCCATGGCTTCGAGTGTAGCGTTTGCCGAAGATATTCCGAGTCTGTCCGGCGTACCGACCAATCTTACGGCCAATCCCAGAAACAGCCAGGCAGATCTGACCTGGAATCCACCGGTTGAAGGGTATCCGGTCATCGCATACAGGCTTTACCGGAGCACCGATCATGCTGGCCCCTTCACCAAAATTGCCGATGTACTGGACACCAAGTACCGTGATTTCGGACTGGACAACGGTACTAGATACTATTATCAGGTCACATCCGTAAGTATAGGGGAAAGCGCGCCATCTACCGCTGCCGACGTTGTACCGATGGCGCCGCTCGATGCTCCAACCGGTTTGACGGCTATAAGCGGCGACGGTCAGGTTACGATCCGCTGGAACCAGGTTGCTGGAGCTCTATCTTACGATGTGAAGCGCAGTACGGAAAATGGCCGAAACTATGAGACGGTTGTTTCGGGTGTAACAGATCTCCAATATACAGATTCAACGGTAAGCAACGGCACCAGTTATTACTATGTCGTATCGGCCGCAAGCCCGGCGACTGCAAGCGCCAATTCCGCATCCGTTCAGGTAGTCCCTGTGCCGAGCGGAGCGCCTGCAATTCCGGACAGCATTCAAGCTGTTGCCGGCAATGCCCAGGTCATATTGACCTGGCGAGAGGTCAGCGGGGCGGTATCGTATACCGTCAAACGTGGTGCATTCGGCAGCGGTCAATATGAGACGATTAAGACCGGTATTCCCGGGACAAGCTTTCAGGACGCGGGCCTTGTCAATGGCGTAACCTACGATTATGTGATTTCAGCGGTAAACGACCATGGGGAAAGCTATCATTCCGAACCGATCGCTGTCACCCCTGCGGATGTTTTGGTCGTTGCGAAAGATGGAACGGGTGATTTTACAACGATTCAAGCGGCATTGAATGCGGTTCCGGCCAGTAACACCAAAAGGACCGTTATCTATATTCGCAACGGCGTCTATCGAGAGCAAATTGTCGTACCGGCAAACAAGCCGTATGTAAGCCTTGTCGGCGAAAGCGCAACCGGAACGATTCTCGTCTACCATCTTAACGTGAATTCCAAGAAACCTGACGGTACGCCGTATAGTACGACCGAAACGGTCACGGCCCTCGTGCAAGGCAAAGATTTTTCGGCCGAAAACATGACCATCCAGAACGACTCCGGTCAAGGCACCGGTCAGGCGCTCGCCGGTTTTCTAAGCGGGGACCGCGGTGTATACAAAAATATCCGTTTCCTCGGCTTCCAGGATACGATCTACATTGATAAACGGCAGTATTTCAAAGACTGCTATATCGAAGGCGACGTCGATTTCATTTACGGTCCGGCGACCGCGTTCTTCGAAAACAATGAGTTGCACAGCAATCGCCTGAAAGGCGGTTATATAACCGCGGCAAGTACGCCGGAGACTACAACCTACGGGTATGTCTTTGTAAATTCGAAGATCACCTCCGATCCGGGGGTAAATAACGTCGTCTTTGGAAGACCGTGGCGTCCGTACGCTGCAGTGGCTTTTATCGACACGATGATCGACTCGTCGATCGCACCTTCCGGCTGGAATAACTGGGGCGATCCGAATAAGGAGAAAACGGCCAGATACTCCGAGTATAACAGCCGGGGACCGGGTGCGAATCCGAAAGCGCGTGCAGGCTGGTCGATACAGCTTACACCGGAGGAAGCAAGTCAGTACACGGTACAAAACGTATTAAAAGGAACTGACAACTGGAACCTGCTGCGCACCGGCATCATTCCGTTAACAGATAATACGCCTCCGGTTACAACCCTGACATCGTATACGGACGGGCAATATTTAAATGTAAACACTCCGACATTCACGTGGAGCTTCAGTGATGCGGATGCGGGCGACGCACAGCGTGCTTATCAGGTGCAAGGATCGAAAGACAATTGGCAGACGACGGCTTGGGATTCCGGGGAAATGGTCGATGCCGCGACGTCGTATCAAGCTCCAATGATGCAGGATTACGATAACTGGAGCATTCGGGTTCGGACGCAAGATACCCGGGGGGCTTGGTCGAAGTGGGCTTATCGAACATTAGCCATAGATACCGCAGCTCCGACAGCCAAGGTGGTATACAGCACCGTGGCGATGACAAACCAGGATGTTATCGCCACGATCGAGCCCGATGAGCAAGTGAGGATAACCAATAACAACGGAGCTTCAAGCTATACGTTCAGTCAGAATGGCAGCTTTACGTTTGAATTCATGGATAGGGCGGGCAATACAGGAACGGTTGTAGCATCAGTAAACAACATTGACAAGACGGCGCCGACGCTTCATATCGTTCTTGACAAGACAACGCTCTTGCCGGTGAACCATCAGTTGGAAACCGTAAATGCCAGCATCTATTCGGAGGATGGCATTTCGGGGATCGACTCGGTCGTGCTGATCTCCATAACGAGCAACGAACCGGACGACGGCCTGGGCGACGGAGATCAACCGAATGATATACAAGGAGCAGAGTACGGTACCCCGGATACTTCATTTATGCTGCGTGCAGAACGAGCGGGTACCGGTTCCGGGCGCGTTTATACGATCACATATACCGCAACCGATAAAGTGGGGAATAAGACGACGGTCTCGGTAACTGCAACCGTACCCCGCGATCAGTCAAGCAAGTAA